From the Lathyrus oleraceus cultivar Zhongwan6 chromosome 4, CAAS_Psat_ZW6_1.0, whole genome shotgun sequence genome, one window contains:
- the LOC127135625 gene encoding ethylene-responsive transcription factor ABR1-like, whose product MAGAEATKYASATNSITKSKKPNMRRFIGVRQRPSGRWVAEIKDSSQHVRLWLGTYDTPEEAARAYDEAARALRGENARTNFAAASETTTPVNDDQGLLPSPQTNEGKNNSLTFASLRAKLSKNLQSIMARTSEHHNNSNKFSKSRVSDHFTFASIFNRKNNYHQISAVDMKNIEKVVQPSIIVPPVESSSVSDCSSEWFGFQNHGLDSDGSDIVENNNNNNNINNINNVGFNVGDQGFLDQLLGWIDDSSDICEGSSSKRFKVSSSVLVPPTFSSSPYDCGSPYSGYASPYNSCGSPCNGYASPYYGNKK is encoded by the coding sequence ATGGCTGGAGCTGAAGCTACTAAATATGCTTCTGCTACAAACAGCATAACAAAATCAAAGAAGCCAAACATGAGAAGATTCATTGGTGTAAGACAAAGGCCATCAGGTAGATGGGTAGCTGAGATCAAAGACTCATCTCAACATGTAAGATTATGGCTTGGAACGTATGACACACCAGAAGAAGCAGCTCGGGCCTACGACGAAGCCGCTCGAGCTTTACGTGGCGAAAATGCTCGAACAAATTTCGCCGCAGCATCAGAAACCACTACACCAGTTAATGATGATCAGGGACTATTACCATCACCACAAACAAATGAAGGAAAAAACAACAGTTTAACTTTTGCTTCACTGAGAGCAAAACTGAGCAAGAATCTTCAAAGTATTATGGCAAGAACTAGCGAACATCATAACAACAGCAACAAGTTTTCAAAGAGTAGAGTGAGTGATCATTTCACCTTTGCTAGCATATTCAACCGTAAGAATAATTACCACCAAATCTCCGCGGTTGATATGAAGAACATTGAAAAAGTGGTCCAGCCTAGCATTATTGTTCCTCCTGTTGAATCTTCAAGTGTTTCTGATTGTAGTTCTGAATGGTTTGGTTTTCAGAATCATGGATTAGACTCTGATGGATCTGATATAGTGGAgaataacaataataataataatattaataatattaataatgTTGGTTTTAATGTTGGTGATCAAGGTTTTTTGGATCAACTCTTGGGGTGGATTGATGATAGTTCTGATATTTGTGAAGGTTCAAGTAGTAAGAGGTTTAAGGTATCTTCTTCTGTTCTTGTGCCTCCAACTTTCTCTAGCTCTCCCTATGATTGTGGTTCACCTTATAGTGGTTATGCCTCTCCTTATAATAGTTGTGGCTCTCCTTGCAATGGATATGCATCTCCTTATTATGGTAACAAGAAGTAA
- the LOC127137824 gene encoding uncharacterized protein LOC127137824, with protein MPSYAKFLKEILSNKKKLKDNETVMLTAECNAIIQNNMPPKLKDPGSFFILCVIGKFVIDEALCNLGVSVSLMPLSICEKLKLGEVRPTRMSLQLTDRSVKFPISMLENVPVQIGQFYIPTDFIIMGKKEASNIPIILGRPFLATAGAIIDVKKGKLTFKVGEEKFEFILSQLLKAPTINDSCCSLDIIDECVREMEMKPPKYIKILKIPAPPIFEDDEWRKPYVDRSLSECLALTPDHMPYPNKPSIELKILPKNLRYPLSKKDSKPRLFICILLLQEFDLEIKDKKGTENVVANHLSRLENIKKEQVATNDDFPKDWPFKLHEALWAYRTAYKTPIGTTPFKLVYGKSCHLPVELEHKAYWAIKTLNINYTAAGEQRILDIHKLEELRLNAYESARIYNKMTKQWHDKRITI; from the exons atgcctTCGTATGCTAAATTCCTTAAAGAAATTCTTTCCAACAAGAAAAAGCTCAAGGATAATGAAACTGTGATGCTCACAGCTGAGTGTAACGCTATAATTCAAAATAACATGCCTCCAAAGCTAAAAGATCCAGGTAGTTTTTTCATACTTTGCGTgataggaaaatttgtcatagacgAAGCACTTTGCAATTTAGGAGTCAGTGTTAGTTTAATGCCCCTTTCCATCTGTGAAAAACTGAAACTAGGAGAAGTAAGACCCACGAGAATGTCTCTCCAACTGACTGACCGTTCTGTTAAGTTCCCCATAAGTATGTTAGAAAACGTTCCCGTTCAaataggtcaattctacatcccTACCGACTTTATAATTATGGGCAAAAAGGAGGCTTCCAACATTCCAATCATTTTAGGAAGACCCTTTTTGGCCACAGCTGGCGCCATTATAGACGTGAAGAAAGGAAAACTAACCTTTAAGGTTGGTGAAGAGAAATTTGAATTTATTCTTTCACAACTATTGAAGGCACCGACTATAAATGACTCTTGTTGTTCCTTAGACATCATCGACGAATGTgtaagagaaatggaaatgaaaCCACCTAAGTATATTAAAATACTAAAGATTCCAGCACCTCCTATATTTGAAGATGATGAATGGCGAAAGCCATATGTAGATAGGAGCCTAAGTGAATGTCTTGCACTTACTCCAGATCATATGCCCTACCCAAACAAACCCTCTATAGAACTTAAGATATTACCCAAAAATCTGAG GTACCCTTTAAGTAAAAAGGACTCCAAGCCAAGACTCTTTATATGTATATTACTATTGCAAGAATTCGATCTAGAGATCAAAGATAAAAAGGGCACTGAAAATGTCGTAGCTAATCatctctctagacttgagaaTATAAAAAAGGAACAAGTGGCCACCAATGATGATTTCCC GAAGGATTGGCCTTTCAAACTTCATGAGGCTCTGTGGGCTTATAGAACAGCCTATAAAACACCAATAGGGACCACTCCATTTAAACTAGTTTATGGTAAATCCTGTCACCTGCCTGTTGAATTAGAACATAAAGCttattgggccattaagaccTTAAATATAAATTATACAGCCGCAGGAGAACAACGAATTCTCGACATccataaactagaagaacttaggtTAAATGCCTATGAAAGTGCTCGTATTTATAATAAAATGACTAAACAGTGGCATGATAAACGCATAACAATATGA